A single Dunckerocampus dactyliophorus isolate RoL2022-P2 chromosome 2, RoL_Ddac_1.1, whole genome shotgun sequence DNA region contains:
- the si:ch73-103b11.2 gene encoding protein outspread isoform X8 — MSFKENPCRKFQANIFNKSKCQNCFKPRESHLLNDEDLNQAKPVYGGWLLLAPEGTNFDNPLHRSRKWQRRFFILYEHGLLRYALDEMPSTLPQGTINMNQCSDVIDGASRTGQKNSLCILTPEKEHFIRAECKEIINGWQEALTVYPRTNKQNQKKKRKVEPPTQQGGVTTTQCFSIEDMNGHPSFCDRASHFFLSSSLPLLPSQTPIQEPGPAKVTVTSSGSSGGSIPCLPSSIASADHVPMSRATLWQEENRWSRATIPCSRSASCLSQLGQSQPDTTITTQDDGGTLSSGRKVRVESGYFSLEKTKSEPSPQPAQHSQPLHPPHYLPLSSSTSSCSLGAPSPRRSQVIGRFEESPNVERMDTSSSSELSSSVNNVQRQGRSERRYLDKHDMSLDAGKDHFVPDVSSSTFANLRRAKSLDRRVTESSMTPDLLNFKKGWMTKLYEDGMWKKHWFVLTDQSLRYYKDSIAEEASQLDGEIDLSTCYDVKEFPVQRNYGFQILCKEGACTLSAMTSGIRRNWIQAIMKNARPTIAPDVTRKNISLKLSVLKPRSIPEEKIKAQVLLEPCPQITPEPSPVPEPTKNDGHRQPTGNGASTPPSEPRKSRVRERRREGRSKTFDWSEFKIEKTDKTVKERADTVDLSSSLSTTTSCCSISSSPSSSMSSPVSTSALQSSCVSDTHPPSTVELTEKNNLRRGTVGANHLPNTATVTSTLNTTSPLQPPIPECQEQGKIEVDHPTAIHNVEEDKFTGTSGVQEEIEQRWHQVETTPLREEKQVPITSASGNPDRLPPHELAALLDKELGQKQKELDQLQRQNRLLKEQLEDALGREHSAREGYVLQNTTAPTSLPHRMPWKHLHKLNQDLQSELQSQKRKQDLTEQQIHTLKRSYTEAQDAVDHHEADIQALQAKLASALAEILASEQAVARMRNELKLEQERSKEQEEEHRHSEATLRAQLKDSEDRLREVEASLLERNQALRHLEHQQALQRDHTREIQRLQERLQEVTARLVATEEGQALKEERLRKEQHGIQESHERERQNLCRRIAEAETAQKGMEDRLLEAEQQVEALLRGQQASARVEYRQEMLKVQEELAQKTNTVESLRESVRRLEEERGLLTCRCQELLNQIAEADREVNKLRNRLEAEEADYCSLENSYERATQEFQRMSQFLREKEEEIRQTKEMYERLMERKEEDLREALVKMTVLGNSLEETEQKLQAKEDLLCQMSQGLVERVEPGSAEQDLKAKLVVAEDRIAELEQHLNDLQLGYSDLHSGRKQVQEQSKRERVFSSKNAAKMENSTDDKASQATKRPRIRFSNIQCQKYIDLDDPDSCHMSSTLEYTRQVDNQKDFDVAEALPPSDTPFSHASDSEKFISIVHALETKLLTTEEKLRNLTKNLQEQRTIHVEDVSKKDLNLVENHPYTDKDLKCACGPPVNNPYAKALHCVETSQNKVKAILSGTHDTTDSQLHSLSEVENELLSASMYIRHGQKTLEEQSPAPPQMSESLDKDTVHLFAKTLSFEALVLNKMALLVQSSDSDLVQTLTAMWEDIENIKSDDKDCLAIVYADVLTRKLMLENAFWKELEKETTPCEGSNVAKSQEASVAADADINTSAVFNTLIKAELSYSIQNLKLCYEDKFRQLKGELAEAHHNLQQREMALKAIIEASKRSDLKSVIKEVKSNFGFGKQKLADIRPPELAPYTEQIELQDARELAEKILERHFAEQVPSCGVDSIESLQDAHDSLATELQHQAAKLYKYAEEIQSSGNHPELAKMVNALLGPQTSNIFTSASLCMREALNQAQVAYVACRLRSMHERNVGWCKQTHQNMGVLVQQHACSVRAIHEKYRTSLQEERHNFSQTLAILQKENKTLKSEVSQRSNQLSQQQEQLMLLEEHFKMQTEELKQKHKQELNLAEKERASTELALVEATTNSQQKLKDLLLDMDTMKKQHLSHVRKLEEQFVQKISQLEHVYKEEIVKLHSQHEDNICNAQAEDPEVSHQPSFEASAPMEEEEQGSKEGAQIMSEVDTMVLLKDRIQELETQMNSMRDELENKHMEADVASLREKYQRDFESLKATCERGFAAMEDTHQKVIDDLQRQHQREISKLIEERERLLAEETAATIAAIEAMKNAHKEELEKTQRSQLSGQNSDIDELRSQYKEELQSIQRELEVLSEQYSQKCLENAHLAQALEAERQALRQCQRENQELNTHNQELNNRLSAEITRMRSCFSGETALSPVTQGKDVYELEVLLRIKESEIQYLKQEIHSLKDELQSALRDKKYATDKYKDIYTELSIVKAKADCDIGKLKEKLLIATEALGERTVDGTVTSGYDIMKSKSNPDFMKKEQSTLPKSSRGVRSKVSVGPSSRSTILARLHHVTSQATQPNHIRRVSSPARFVMCLFCPPVCH; from the exons GGTGGAGTAACTACAACCCAGTGTTTTTCCATTGAGGACATGAATGGACACCCA tCTTTTTGTGACCGTGCCTCCCATtttttcctctcctcctcccttcCACTCCTTCCATCCCAAACCCCTATTCAGGAGCCGGGTCCCGCCAAAGTGACAGTGACCAGCAgtggcagcagtggcggcagcatCCCGTGCCTTCCCAGCAGCATTGCCAGTGCTGACCATGTCCCGATGAGCCGTGCCACTTTGTGGCAGGAGGAGAACCGCTGGAGTCGAGCCACCATCCCGTGCAGCCGCAGCGCCTCCTGTCTCAGTCAGCTTGGCCAGAGCCAACCAGACACTACTATCACTACTCAAGATG ATGGTGGCACACTGAGCAGTGGGCGTAAAGTACGCGTGGAAAGTGGTTACTTTTCCCTGGAAAAGACCAAGTCTGAGCCCTCTCCACAACCTGCACAGCATTCACAACCACTGCATCCACCCCACTATCTGCCCCTGTCCTCATCAACATCCTCCTGTTCTTTAGGAGCTCCCAGTCCCAG GCGTTCCCAAGTCATCGGCCGATTTGAAGAGAGTCCAAATGTGGAGCGTATGGACACGAGCAGCTCCAGCGAGCTGTCATCAAGTGTCAACAATGTGCAGCGACAAGGCCGCAGTGAGAGACGCTATCTGGACAAACAT GACATGTCATTGGATGCAGGGAAGGACCACTTTGTCCCTGATGTGTCCAGCTCGACTTTTGCAAACTTAAGAAGGGCCAAGTCACTTGACCGCAGAGTCACAGAGTCCTCAATGACA CCAGATCTGCTGAACTTCAAAAAAGGATGGATGACCAAGCTGTACGAAGATGGAATG TGGAAGAAGCACTGGTTTGTTCTCACAGATCAAAGTCTGAGGTACTATAAGGACTCAATAGCTGAGGAG GCTTCACAACTAGATGGTGAGATTGATCTGTCGACATGTTATGATGTCAAAGAGTTTCCAGTCCAGAGGAATTATGGCTTCCAAATCCTG tgtAAAGAAGGAGCGTGCACCCTGTCAGCCATGACCTCCGGAATCCGTCGCAACTGGATTCAGGCCATCATGAAGAATGCTCGACCCACCATTGCCCCCGATGTCACTCG GAAAAACATCTCACTGAAACTATCCGTACTGAAGCCCAG ATCTATCCCTGAAGAGAAGATAAAAGCTCAGGTGCTGCTGGAGCCTTGTCCACAGATCACGCCTGAGCCCAGCCCCGTTCCTGAGCCTACCAAGAATGACGGCCACAGACAGCCAACCGGCAACGGTGCCTCCACACCTCCCTCCGAGCCTCGGAAAAGCAGGGTCCGCGAGCGCCGACGGGAGGGCCGCTCAAAGACTTTTGACTGGTCTGAGTTCAAAATTGAAAAGACAGACAAGACTGTGAAGGAGCGAGCGGACACAGTTGACCTCAGTTCATCCCTTTCCACCACCACCTCCTGCTGTTCTATTTCCTCTTCTCCTTCCTCGTCGATGTCCTCTCCTGTGTCTACCTCGGCCCTCCAGTCCTCCTGTGTATCAGACACTCACCCGCCGTCAACAGTAGAACTTACGGAAAAGAATAACCTTAGGAGGGGCACAGTCGGTGCCAACCACTTGCCAAATACTGCTACTGTCACTTCCACGTTGAACACTACATCGCCATTGCAGCCGCCCATACCTGAATGTCAAGAGCAAGGAAAGATAGAGGTAGACCACCCTACTGCCATTCACAATGTGGAGGAAGATAAGTTTACCGGAACCTCAGGTGTGCAGGAAGAGATCGAACAGCGATGGCATCAGGTTGAAACAACACCACTAAGGGAAGAGAAGCAGGTGCCCATCACTTCTGCTTCAGGGAACCCGGATAGATTGCCTCCACATGAGCTTGCTGCACTGCTAGACAAAGAG CTGGGACAGAAGCAGAAAGAACTGGACCAACTGCAGAGGCAGAACAGGCTTTTAAAAGAGCAGCTGGAAGATGCACTAGGAAGAGAACACAGTGCCAGAGAGGGTTATGTCCTTCAG AACACAACAGCCCCTACTTCCTTGCCACACAGAATGCCATGGAAACACTTGCACAAGCTCAACCAAGACTTGCAGAGCGAATTACAGTCCCAAAAGCGCAAGCAGGACCTCACTGAACAGCAGATACATACACTAAAGAGAAGCTACACTGAAGCCCAGGATGCAGTAGACCACCATGAGGCTGATATCCAGGCCCTGCAGGCGAAGCTGGCATCTGCACTGGCTGAAATCTTGGCAAGTGAACAAGCCGTGGCCCGCATGCGCAATGAACTCAAACTTGAACAAGAGCGTTCGAAGGAACAAGAGGAGGAGCACAGGCACAGCGAGGCCACATTGCGAGCCCAGCTAAAGGACAGTGAAGATAGACTCCGTGAGGTGGAGGCCAGCCTTTTAGAGAGGAACCAGGCCCTCAGGCATCTGGAGCACCAGCAGGCCCTGCAGCGAGACCACACCAGAGAGATACAGAGATTACAGGAAAGATTGCAAGAGGTGACTGCGCGGCTCGTTGCCACAGAGGAAGGTCAGGCACTGAAGGAGGAACGCCTGAGAAAAGAGCAGCATGGTATTCAGGAGAGTCACGAGAGGGAAAGACAAAATCTGTGCAGGAGAATAGCTGAAGCTGAAACGGCACAGAAGGGCATGGAGGACAGGCTGCTAGAGGCCGAACAGCAGGTGGAGGCCCTACTAAGAGGGCAGCAGGCTTCAGCAAGAGTAGAATACAGGCAGGAAATGCTAAAGGTGCAAGAGGAGCTTGCCCAGAAGACCAACACGGTAGAGTCATTGAGGGAGAGTGTACGCAGGCTAGAAGAAGAGAGAGGTCTGCTCACCTGCAGATGTCAGGAGCTCCTTAACCAGATTGCAGAGGCGGACCGGGAGGTCAATAAGCTTCGCAATCGCCTGGAAGCGGAAGAGGCAGATTACTGCTCTCTGGAGAACTCTTACGAGAGGGCCACCCAAGAATTTCAGAGAATGAGCCAATTCCTCCGAGAGAAAGAGGAAGAGATTCgacagacaaaggaaatgtaTGAAAGGCTGATGGAACGCAAGGAGGAGGACTTGAGAGAGGCACTTGTTAAAATGACAGTACTTGGCAACAGCTTGGAGGAAACTGAACAGAAGCTGCAAGCAAAGGAagaccttctttgtcaaatgaGTCAAGGTCTGGTAGAGAGAGTTGAACCCGGCAGTGCTGAACAAGATCTTAAAGCCAAGCTTGTGGTCGCAGAGGACCGCATCGCAGAGCTTGAGCAGCACCTCAATGACTTACAGCTGGGATATTCTGATCTACACTCAGGGAGGAAACAAGTCCAAGAACAAAGCAAACGGGAACGTGTCTTTTCTTCAAAAAATGCAGCTAAGATGGAGAATTCCACCGATGACAAGGCGTCTCAAGCGACCAAAAGACCAAGAATCCGTTTTTCTAATATCCAATGCCAAAAATACATTGACTTGGATGACCCGGATAGTTGCCATATGAGCAGTACACTtgaatatacaagacaagtagaTAACCAGAAAGACTTTGATGTAGCTGAAGCACTCCCCCCCTCAGATACCCCATTCTCACATGCTAGTGACTCTGAGAAGTTTATCTCCATTGTACATGCCCTAGAAACTAAACTGCTCACTACTGAGGAAAAACTGAGAAATCTAACTAAGAATCTACAGGAGCAACGTACCATTCATGTTGAAGATGTGTCCAAGAAAGATCTAAACTTGGTTGAAAACCATCCTTACACAGACAAAGATTTAAAATGTGCCTGTGGGCCGCCTGTGAACAATCCTTATGCAAAGGCCCTGCATTGTGTGGAAAcaagtcaaaataaagtcaagGCTATTCTGTCTGGCACTCACGATACCACTgattcacagcttcactcactGTCAGAGGTTGAAAATGAGCTGTTGAGTGCATCAATGTATATCCGCCATGGGCAAAAGACCTTGGAAGAACAATCACCTGCACCCCCTCAAATGTCAGAATCTTTGGATAAAGATACAGTTCATCTCTTTGCCAAGACACTTTCTTTTGAGGCTCTTGTTTTGAATAAAATGGCATTGCTGGTACAGTCCTCTGACTCTGACCTTGTCCAGACGCTGACAGCGATGTGGGAGGACATAGAGAACATTAAAAGTGATGACAAAGATTGTTTAGCTATAGTTTATGCAGATGTCTTGACCAGGAAGTTGATGTTGGAGAATGCATTCTGGAAGGAACTTGAGAAAGAGACGACACCGTGTGAAGGTTCAAATGTTGCCAAATCACAGGAGGCCAGTGTTGCAGCTGATGCAGACATAAATACATCAGCTGTATTTAATACTTTAATCAAAGCAGAACTGTCCTACTCCATTCAAAACCTCAAGCTTTGCTATGAAGACAAATTCAGGCAACTTAAAGGGGAGCTGGCTGAAGCTCACCACAATCTACAGCAAAGGGAAATGGCCTTGAAGGCGATTATTGAAGCCTCCAAAAGGTCCGATTTGAAAAGTGTGATCAAAGAAGTTAAAAGTAACTTTGGCTTCGGCAAACAAAAGTTGGCTGATATTCGCCCACCTGAACTTGCCCCGTACACTGAGCAGATTGAACTGCAAGATGCTCGTGAGCTTGCTGAAAAGATCTTAGAACGACATTTTGCAGAGCAAGTCCCATCTTGTGGTGTTGACTCCATAGAGTCTCTTCAAGATGCACATGACAGCTTGGCGACTGAGCTCCAACACCAAGCAGCAAAGCTGTACAAGTATGCTGAAGAAATACAAAGCAGTGGCAACCATCCTGAACTAGCTAAAATGGTCAATGCACTTTTAGGGCCCCAAACATCTAATATTTTTACAAGTGCCTCTCTTTGTATGCGAGAAGCCCTCAACCAGGCTCAGGTGGCATACGTGGCGTGCAGGCTACGCTCCATGCATGAACGAAATGTGGGTTGGTGTAAACAAACGCATCAGAACATGGGCGTCCTTGTGCAACAGCATGCCTGCAGCGTCAGGGCCATCCACGAGAAGTACCGAACATCTCTTCAGGAGGAGCGTCACAACTTTTCTCAAACACTGGCCATTCTTCAGAAGGAGAACAAAACTCTCAAGAGTGAAGTCAGCCAACGTTCTAACCAACTCTCACAACAGCAAGAACAGCTGATGCTCCTGGAAGAACATTTCAAGATGCAAACTGAGGAGCTGAAGCAGAAGCACAAGCAAGAGCTAAACCTAGCTGAGAAAGAGCGGGCCTCTACAGAGCTGGCCCTTGTGGAGGCCACGACAAACAGCCAGCAGAAGCTGAAGGATTTGCTGTTGGACATGGACACCATGAAGAAGCAGCACCTTAGTCATGTGAGGAAGTTGGAGGAACAATTTGTGCAGAAAATCTCTCAGCTTGAGCACGTCTACAAAGAGGAGATTGTAAAGCTGCATTCCCAGCATGAGGACAACATTTGTAATGCCCAAGCAGAAGATCCTGAGGTGTCCCACCAGCCTTCTTTTGAGGCCTCAGCACCaatggaagaggaggagcaagGGAGCAAGGAGGGTGCACAGATCATGTCAGAGGTGGACACCATGGTGCTGCTGAAGGACAGGATCCAGGAACTTGAGACTCAGATGAACAGCATGAGGGACGAACTGGAGAACAAGCACATGGAAGCAGATGTGGCCAGCCTGAGGGAGAAATACCAGAGAGACTTTGAAAGtcttaag GCCACATGTGAGCGTGGCTTTGCAGCAATGGAAGACACCCACCAGAAGGTGATTGACGACCTCCAGAGGCAGCATCAGAGGGAGATTTCTAAGCTCATAGAGGAGCGAGAGAGGCTCCTGGCCGAGGAGACTGCTGCCACTATCGCTG CTATTGAAGCTATGAAGAACGCACACAAAGAGGAGCTGGAGAAGACTCAGCGCTCCCAGCTCAGTGGACAGAACTCTGATATTGATGAACTGCGATCACAATACAA GGAGGAGCTGCAGTCTATCCAGAGGGAGCTGGAGGTTCTCTCTGAGCAGTATTCTCAGAAATGTCTGGAGAATGCCCATCTGGCTCAGGCCCTGGAGGCCGAGAGGCAGGCCCTCAGGCAGTGTCAGAGAGAGAACCAGGAGCTCAACACTCACAACCAG GAATTGAATAACCGTCTATCTGCGGAGATCACACGCATGCGCTCATGTTTCAGTGGTGAGACAGCGCTGTCACCGGTTACGCAGGGCAAAGATGTGTATGAACTGGAG GTGCTGCTTCGAATCAAGGAGTCAGAAATACAGTATCTTAAACAGGAAATTCACTCTTTGAAGGACGAACTGCAGTCGGCTCTTAGG GACAAGAAGTACGCCACAGACAAGTACAAAGACATCTACACAGAGCTGAGTATTGTGAAAGCCAAGGCAGACTGTGACATTGGCAAGCTGAAGGAAAAGCTGCTCATTGCCACTGAAGCCTTAGGGGAGAGGACTGTTGATGGGACTGTTACATCTGGATATG ATATCATGAAATCCAAAAGTAACCCTGACTTCATGAAAAAGGAACAATCAACCCTCCCCAAGTCATCCAGAGGTGTGAGGTCAAAGGTAAGTGTCGGTCCTTCCTCACGCAGTACAATCCTCGCACGACTGCATCATGTGACTTCTCAAGCAACCCAGCCAAATCACATCAGACGTGTGTCGAGTCCTGCGAGATTTGTCATGTGTCTGTTTTGTCCACCAGTCTGTCACTGA